The Nycticebus coucang isolate mNycCou1 chromosome 15, mNycCou1.pri, whole genome shotgun sequence genome has a segment encoding these proteins:
- the CYSLTR2 gene encoding cysteinyl leukotriene receptor 2 yields the protein MFLPVLISTSEMEPNSTFNNNTNKNENCTTEDFKREFYPVVYLIIFVGGTLGNGLSIYVFLQPYKKTTSVNVFMLNLAISDLLFTSTLPFRVDYYLRGSHWIFGDLACRIMSYSLYVNMYSSIYFLTVLSVVRFLATVHPFRLLHISGIRSAWILCGIIWIFMMASSTVLLKNGSEQKGNVTLCLELNVTKISKLQIMNYVALVMGFLLPFFTLSICYLMIIRALLKVEVPEAGLRVSHRKALTTIIIALIIFLLCFLPYHTLRTLHLLTWSAGICKEGLHKAVIVTLALAAANSCLNPLLYYFAGENFKDRLRVALRKHSQKARTKCDFSVCVWLKKETRV from the coding sequence ATGTTTTTGCCTGTACTCATCTCCACATCGGAAATGGAACCAAACAGCACCTTCAACAACAACACCAATAAGAATGAGAACTGCACAACTGAAGACTTTAAGAGAGAGTTTTACCCAGTTGTATACCTGATAATATTTGTCGGGGGAACCTTGGGAAATGGCCTCTCCATATATGTTTTCCTGCAGCCTTACAAGAAGACTACGTCCGTGAATGTTTTCATGCTGAACCTGGCCATTTCAGATCTCTTGTTCACAAGCACACTTCCCTTTAGGGTTGACTATTACCTCCGAGGCTCTCACTGGATATTTGGGGACCTGGCCTGCAGGATTATGTCTTACTCCTTGTATGTCAACATGTACAGCAGCATTTATTTCCTGACTGTGTTGAGTGTTGTGCGTTTCCTGGCAACTGTTCACCCTTTTCGGCTTCTCCACATCTCCGGCATCAGAAGCGCCTGGATCCTGTGTGGGATCATATGGATCTTCATGATGGCTTCCTCCACGGTGCTTCTGAAGAATGGCTCGGAACAGAAGGGCAATGTTACATTATGCTTAGAGCTGAATGTCACTAAAATCTCTAAATTGCAGATCATGAACTATGTTGCCTTGGTGATGGGCTTCCTGCTTCCATTCTTCACACTCAGCATCTGTTACCTGATGATCATCCGAGCCCTGTTAAAAGTGGAGGTCCCAGAAGCAGGGCTACGGGTTTCCCACAGGAAGGCTCTGACCACCATCATCATTGCCTTGATCATCTTCCTTCTGTGCTTCCTGCCCTACCACACGCTAAGGACCCTCCACCTGCTCACATGGAGCGCGGGTATATGCAAAGAAGGGTTGCATAAAGCTGTGATTGTCACATTGGCCTTGGCAGCAGCCAATAGCTGCCTAAACCCTTTGCTCTATTACTTTGCTGGGGAGAATTTTAAGGACAGACTAAGGGTTGCACTTAGAAAACATTCACAGAAGGCAAGGACAAAGTGCGACTTTTCTGTATGTGTGTGGTTGAAAAAGGAAACAAGAGTGTAA